From the Bacteroidia bacterium genome, one window contains:
- a CDS encoding CBS domain-containing protein, which translates to MGSKKIKLLDNISDRKVFSQHLLKDMRALEKMLQEDKFEKGVQRIGAEQEICMIDKSMRPAPIVMEMLKNIRDDHFTTEYAKFNMEINLDPQPFTGKCFSKMKTQLTRFLKKAENAANKFESNVILAGILPTIRESDMRMENLTPEPRFEALNSIIHKMRGSNYEFSIRGIDELISRENPTVFGGSITSWQVHLQVDPQDIVEKFNWAQAIAGPSLCIGTNSPIFLGKRLWKETRMAIFQQSSDIRRKHAMKREKSARVEFGNNWVEGSITELFREDLARYSLLLGTEVEEDSLEALATGKVPQLTALTFQNGMVYRWNRACYGITDGKPHLRIENRLLPSGPSVEDEIANSAFWLGLMNGMPDSYKNISKKMEFDDAKTNFINAARMGLDVQFQWMKNSKPVTAQELLLKEMLPIARQGLANAKINKEEAAHYLGIIEERIKSRQTGSKWILDSYAQLNKNMKKDESILTLTEAMVVRQREGKPVHKWNLAQPDEAGSTAQKFSRIDQLMTTDLFTVQENDLIDLAASIMNWKKIGHIPVEDEKGKLVGLITKNSLLSYFVERIGDQVESHPVKDLMINNLVTVKPDTPIKNAVKMLMEKNITCLPVVEKGKLLGLVTEHDIVKIARNLFND; encoded by the coding sequence ATGGGGAGTAAAAAAATAAAGCTTCTTGACAATATATCTGACCGCAAAGTCTTTAGCCAGCATTTGCTGAAAGACATGCGCGCCCTGGAGAAAATGCTTCAGGAAGATAAATTTGAGAAGGGCGTGCAGCGCATTGGCGCAGAACAGGAAATCTGCATGATAGATAAATCAATGCGCCCGGCACCCATCGTTATGGAAATGCTAAAGAATATCCGGGATGATCACTTCACGACTGAATATGCAAAATTCAACATGGAGATAAATCTGGACCCGCAGCCCTTTACGGGAAAATGTTTTTCCAAAATGAAAACGCAACTCACCAGGTTCCTTAAAAAAGCAGAGAACGCTGCAAATAAATTTGAAAGCAACGTGATCCTGGCCGGTATTCTCCCTACTATTCGTGAATCGGATATGCGCATGGAGAACCTCACCCCGGAGCCCCGGTTTGAAGCCTTGAACAGCATCATTCATAAAATGCGGGGCAGCAATTACGAATTCAGCATTCGCGGAATTGACGAGCTCATCAGCCGCGAAAATCCCACGGTGTTTGGCGGAAGCATTACCAGTTGGCAAGTTCACCTTCAGGTAGACCCGCAGGACATTGTGGAAAAATTCAATTGGGCGCAAGCCATTGCAGGCCCTTCGCTTTGCATTGGCACCAATTCTCCCATTTTCCTGGGTAAAAGACTTTGGAAGGAAACGCGCATGGCCATCTTTCAGCAGTCGAGCGACATCAGGCGGAAGCACGCTATGAAACGCGAAAAAAGCGCGCGTGTGGAATTCGGAAACAATTGGGTGGAAGGTTCCATTACAGAACTATTCCGGGAAGACCTGGCGCGCTACTCCCTCCTGTTGGGAACCGAGGTAGAAGAAGATTCCCTGGAAGCGCTGGCTACCGGAAAAGTACCACAGTTAACAGCCCTTACTTTCCAGAACGGTATGGTATATCGCTGGAACCGCGCCTGCTACGGGATCACGGATGGCAAGCCCCACCTGCGGATCGAAAACCGGCTGCTCCCCTCCGGCCCAAGTGTGGAAGATGAAATAGCCAACTCAGCTTTCTGGCTGGGACTGATGAATGGAATGCCTGATTCTTACAAAAACATCAGTAAAAAAATGGAATTCGATGATGCCAAAACGAATTTTATAAATGCTGCGAGGATGGGTCTTGACGTGCAGTTTCAATGGATGAAAAACAGCAAACCGGTAACTGCGCAGGAACTGTTGCTGAAGGAGATGCTGCCGATTGCCCGCCAGGGATTAGCGAACGCAAAGATCAACAAAGAGGAAGCAGCCCACTACCTGGGAATAATAGAAGAACGGATAAAAAGCCGGCAAACAGGATCGAAATGGATACTGGACTCTTATGCGCAGCTTAATAAAAACATGAAAAAGGATGAAAGCATCCTGACCCTGACAGAAGCAATGGTAGTGCGCCAGCGCGAAGGAAAACCGGTACATAAATGGAACCTGGCCCAGCCTGACGAAGCGGGATCAACCGCGCAAAAGTTCTCGCGCATTGACCAGCTTATGACAACGGATCTTTTTACCGTTCAGGAAAATGACCTGATTGACCTCGCTGCCAGCATCATGAACTGGAAAAAAATCGGACATATCCCCGTGGAAGACGAGAAAGGAAAACTGGTGGGGCTGATCACGAAAAATTCACTGCTCAGCTATTTTGTGGAAAGAATTGGCGACCAGGTGGAATCGCATCCGGTAAAGGATCTTATGATCAATAATCTGGTGACAGTAAAACCGGATACGCCCATTAAAAATGCCGTAAAAATGCTGATGGAAAAAAATATAACATGCCTGCCGGTAGTGGAAAAAGGTAAACTCCTTGGCCTCGTTACCGAACATGACATTGTGAAAATAGCACGGAATCTTTTTAACGACTAA
- a CDS encoding tyrosine/phenylalanine carboxypeptidase domain-containing protein, translating to MKQEPISDSFIEKVIATIEKGSWLAKRLPRHGKISIEKQLPYLMVYRYPSREDDAATFKLVLSESSYLLTSRNDYETYQIRKLVKAIANKFSVLFRSFMLFEIWSADEEDDNTFKIKCPVDEAQSTVEILEQELQKVKRLYAFAKVEKECNDVRYPKGFEPLLSLEECKDIGILLIGLQVPSLFKDSLANQRYPLLFRRLQNLLSGVFKKTIYDFIRVQTTCPVSSYQKLGRRTLDRSVWHVDKELAAIEQSYQFLLLISPVNSQSEWLKFRKMKYSKNPEFHYRLLPVDPDELKRRLYKLNLKKIHDSAMAFLLRDKREELDKQITMLGERNSRSFMHNSIRLFNGIENRFVKIAEGLLASLDVTIEHAPKMMENREKPVGAKEFAKKAGEEFDHYRKIYPDFSSRIEVRDDLTGLMVSQGNLLIPSILKISRSRLQPLLQHEVGIHVLTYQNGTAQPFRQLYSGLAGYEELQEGLAVLSEYLVGGLDRPRLRLLAARVVAAHSVMEGAEFVETFRLLTGTYQFTPKTAFGIATRVFQGGGYIGDVIYLRGLTRLMKHLENGGELEPLFIGKIAEKHISVMHELQEREVLKPVPLVPRYLDLPSVRKRLDKVKKGIQLINLLEK from the coding sequence ATGAAGCAAGAACCAATATCCGATTCCTTTATTGAGAAAGTTATCGCCACTATAGAAAAAGGCAGTTGGCTGGCGAAAAGGCTTCCGAGGCACGGGAAGATCAGCATTGAAAAGCAGTTGCCCTACCTGATGGTATACCGCTACCCCAGCCGCGAAGATGATGCAGCGACCTTTAAGCTGGTTTTGTCAGAATCATCCTATTTGCTTACTTCCAGGAACGACTACGAAACCTATCAAATCAGGAAACTGGTAAAAGCAATTGCCAATAAATTTTCAGTCCTGTTTCGCTCCTTTATGCTTTTTGAAATTTGGAGCGCTGACGAAGAAGACGATAACACCTTTAAGATAAAATGCCCTGTCGATGAGGCCCAAAGCACCGTAGAAATTCTTGAGCAAGAGTTGCAGAAAGTAAAGCGTCTCTATGCCTTTGCCAAAGTGGAAAAGGAATGCAATGACGTGCGCTATCCCAAGGGTTTTGAGCCGTTGCTTTCGCTGGAAGAGTGCAAGGATATCGGGATTTTACTGATCGGATTGCAAGTGCCTTCGCTGTTCAAAGATTCATTGGCAAATCAGCGCTATCCATTGCTCTTCCGAAGGTTGCAAAACCTGCTTTCCGGTGTATTTAAAAAAACCATTTACGACTTCATCCGGGTACAAACCACCTGTCCCGTTTCCAGCTATCAGAAGCTTGGAAGACGGACGCTGGATCGCAGCGTGTGGCACGTGGATAAGGAACTTGCCGCCATTGAGCAGAGCTACCAATTCCTGCTGCTTATATCCCCTGTAAACAGCCAGAGCGAATGGCTGAAATTCAGAAAGATGAAGTACAGCAAGAATCCGGAATTCCACTACCGCCTGCTACCTGTAGATCCTGACGAACTGAAAAGACGCCTCTACAAACTCAATCTGAAAAAGATCCATGATTCTGCGATGGCCTTTCTGCTGCGCGATAAACGGGAGGAACTGGATAAGCAGATCACGATGCTGGGCGAAAGGAATTCCAGATCCTTTATGCACAACAGCATCCGACTTTTCAATGGCATTGAAAACCGCTTTGTAAAAATAGCCGAGGGGTTGCTGGCTTCGCTGGACGTAACAATTGAACATGCTCCCAAAATGATGGAAAACCGGGAGAAACCGGTTGGCGCAAAAGAATTTGCAAAAAAGGCCGGGGAAGAATTTGATCATTACAGGAAAATCTATCCTGATTTTTCTTCAAGGATTGAGGTGCGTGATGACCTGACCGGCTTGATGGTATCACAGGGAAATCTGCTGATTCCTTCAATATTGAAAATTTCCAGGTCGCGATTACAGCCGCTGCTGCAGCATGAGGTCGGCATCCATGTGCTGACCTACCAAAACGGGACTGCACAGCCGTTCCGGCAATTATATAGCGGACTGGCCGGCTACGAGGAGTTGCAGGAGGGACTGGCCGTATTATCCGAATATCTGGTAGGAGGCCTTGATCGTCCGCGTTTGCGGTTGCTGGCCGCCCGGGTGGTGGCGGCCCATTCAGTGATGGAGGGAGCCGAATTCGTGGAAACTTTCCGGCTGCTTACGGGAACCTATCAGTTCACCCCAAAAACCGCCTTTGGTATCGCCACCCGCGTGTTTCAGGGTGGCGGATACATTGGCGATGTAATTTACCTGCGCGGCCTCACACGCCTCATGAAGCACCTCGAAAATGGTGGTGAACTTGAACCGCTCTTCATTGGAAAAATCGCTGAAAAGCACATTTCTGTTATGCATGAATTGCAGGAACGGGAAGTTCTTAAACCCGTTCCCCTTGTTCCACGTTACCTTGATCTCCCCTCTGTCCGGAAACGGCTGGACAAAGTCAAAAAAGGAATTCAACTCATCAATTTATTAGAGAAATAA
- a CDS encoding DUF1569 domain-containing protein, producing the protein MNEHAEFVLMKAPSLLEKLEKDTPARWGQMNAQQMLEHIILTVKIANGKLDPGLGISQEEAEKKKELLLSDRLFERNMHNPLMPAKPRPAHYPSFEDARNKLLNELEDMKAFMREHSGAMPVHPLFGALTLEEWLLFHHNHIMHHFSQFGLI; encoded by the coding sequence ATGAATGAACATGCCGAATTCGTTTTAATGAAAGCGCCTTCACTTTTGGAGAAGCTTGAGAAGGACACCCCCGCCCGCTGGGGTCAGATGAATGCACAGCAGATGCTGGAGCACATCATCCTCACCGTGAAAATTGCCAATGGCAAGCTTGACCCTGGCCTGGGAATTTCGCAGGAGGAGGCAGAGAAGAAAAAAGAATTGCTGCTCTCTGACAGGCTCTTTGAGCGCAATATGCATAATCCGCTGATGCCTGCCAAACCACGCCCGGCACACTATCCTTCGTTTGAGGATGCCAGGAACAAACTGCTGAACGAACTTGAGGATATGAAGGCTTTTATGCGCGAACATTCAGGGGCAATGCCTGTACATCCATTATTTGGCGCCCTCACGCTTGAAGAGTGGCTGCTGTTTCATCACAATCATATAATGCATCATTTCAGTCAGTTCGGACTGATCTGA
- a CDS encoding rhomboid family intramembrane serine protease translates to MFPIGDDHIKGSRTPFLNWIFIVLNVLGFVYELGLTEQELAVFFTNYGVIPVEILQGQNLLSLFTSMFLHGGWMHLIGNMLFLWVFGDNIEHEFGHLKYLLFYLAGGLAASAAHIYFNMESVVPSIGASGAISAVLGAYLVLHPKNKVRVLVFLGFFITTWRVNAFFFLGIWIVQQVISGVASISIDTAQTSGVAWWAHIGGFVFGVAGGFFRRLIR, encoded by the coding sequence ATGTTTCCGATCGGAGATGATCACATCAAAGGCTCGCGGACGCCTTTTCTGAACTGGATATTTATAGTACTCAATGTTCTGGGCTTTGTGTATGAACTCGGCCTGACGGAGCAAGAGCTCGCGGTTTTTTTTACGAACTATGGAGTCATCCCGGTGGAAATCCTCCAGGGCCAGAATCTCTTGTCGCTCTTTACCTCCATGTTTCTGCACGGAGGCTGGATGCATCTCATCGGCAACATGCTGTTTCTCTGGGTTTTTGGCGATAACATCGAACACGAATTTGGCCACCTGAAATACCTGCTTTTCTATCTGGCAGGCGGACTTGCAGCTTCGGCTGCACATATTTATTTCAATATGGAGAGCGTTGTGCCCAGCATTGGGGCCAGCGGAGCCATCTCGGCCGTATTGGGTGCTTACCTTGTACTACACCCTAAGAACAAGGTTAGGGTGCTTGTCTTTCTCGGCTTTTTCATCACCACCTGGCGGGTGAATGCCTTTTTCTTTCTCGGCATCTGGATCGTGCAGCAGGTCATCAGCGGAGTGGCCAGCATTTCCATAGATACGGCCCAGACGAGTGGAGTGGCCTGGTGGGCGCATATAGGCGGATTTGTATTCGGAGTAGCCGGAGGTTTTTTCAGACGGCTGATCCGGTAG
- a CDS encoding glutathione synthase: MNICFLVNQISTEYPTYASILLAFAAHKRGHNVYLAEVGGLTYYPDGQMGTRARHVHSRKFKNTTTFLEALKNKVNSTQVFTRELDVLWLRYNPAEEVDNRSWAQNAGIVFGQIAEKNDVLVLNHPGTLSFAINKMYFQHFPAIVRPRTIITRNADEIMNFYEQMNKQIVLKPLLGSGGTDVFLLKDEATNLNQIVQAINRSGYVIAQEYLPEAVKGDTRILMVNGKPLTVKNKYCAISRVNKTNDVRSNISAGGVPKKAKITDKMLELAGIVGPKLRHDGLFYAGLDIAGDKLMEINVISAGNLQSACTLEETDFTAPIIDAIERKVYYRKLYGNSLTNRELATMD; encoded by the coding sequence ATGAATATTTGCTTTCTGGTCAATCAGATCAGCACAGAATACCCAACCTATGCTTCCATACTTCTTGCTTTCGCAGCGCATAAACGCGGGCATAACGTTTACCTGGCAGAAGTAGGCGGACTCACCTATTATCCTGATGGCCAGATGGGCACAAGAGCCCGGCATGTTCACAGCAGAAAATTTAAGAACACGACCACTTTTCTTGAGGCCCTGAAAAACAAGGTCAATTCAACTCAAGTATTTACCCGGGAACTTGATGTGCTTTGGCTCCGCTACAATCCGGCTGAAGAAGTTGACAACCGGTCATGGGCACAAAATGCTGGGATCGTCTTCGGACAAATAGCTGAGAAAAATGATGTGCTGGTGCTAAATCATCCTGGTACGCTTTCGTTTGCCATCAATAAAATGTACTTCCAGCACTTTCCTGCCATCGTGCGGCCGCGAACCATTATTACGCGTAACGCAGATGAGATTATGAATTTTTATGAGCAAATGAATAAGCAGATCGTGCTGAAACCACTCCTGGGTTCCGGAGGCACGGATGTATTTCTGCTGAAAGATGAAGCCACCAACCTGAACCAGATCGTTCAGGCCATCAACCGGTCGGGCTACGTGATAGCCCAGGAATACCTGCCTGAAGCGGTGAAAGGCGATACACGAATCCTGATGGTAAACGGAAAACCGCTCACCGTTAAGAATAAATATTGTGCGATCAGCCGTGTGAATAAAACCAATGACGTACGCAGCAACATCAGCGCTGGTGGCGTTCCCAAAAAAGCAAAAATAACGGACAAGATGCTGGAACTTGCCGGGATCGTTGGACCCAAGCTCAGGCATGACGGACTTTTTTATGCCGGGCTTGACATTGCAGGCGACAAACTAATGGAGATCAACGTAATAAGTGCTGGAAACCTCCAAAGCGCCTGCACTCTCGAAGAAACAGATTTTACCGCTCCAATCATTGATGCAATAGAACGGAAGGTGTATTACAGAAAGCTATACGGTAACTCACTCACCAACCGCGAGCTTGCTACCATGGATTGA
- a CDS encoding succinylglutamate desuccinylase/aspartoacylase family protein, translating into MVEVLIKATEEKFETRRELGSYTGTEEGPVLVVFGGIHGNETSGICALQKVLTKLERLQLPFRGRLIALAGNLRALEKGDRYIDMDLNRLWTNDKVAAIMKDHETVAKDISEAHELFELNKIILKEIEEAGERKIYFLDLHTTSSVSQPFISIDSLPINRKMANLFPVYTILNKPGVLTGTLTHHINEMGYPAICYEAGQHDALSSIENQEAIIWLALSAAGLMRDDDIPRYQLFYEELSKSTTEGRKNFRMAFRYSIHIDEQFKMEPGYVNFEKIKAGQILARNQKGAIKAEIDGRLFMPLYQPQGNDGFFIIEEVI; encoded by the coding sequence ATGGTAGAAGTACTGATAAAAGCCACCGAAGAAAAATTTGAAACCCGCAGAGAATTAGGCTCCTACACCGGCACTGAAGAGGGGCCGGTCCTGGTAGTATTTGGCGGAATCCATGGCAATGAGACCTCCGGGATTTGTGCCTTGCAAAAAGTGCTGACCAAACTGGAGCGGCTCCAACTTCCCTTCCGGGGCCGGCTCATTGCCCTGGCCGGTAACCTGAGAGCCCTGGAAAAAGGAGACCGCTACATTGATATGGACCTGAACCGCCTTTGGACAAATGATAAAGTGGCCGCCATTATGAAAGACCATGAAACCGTGGCGAAAGACATTTCCGAAGCCCATGAACTCTTTGAACTTAATAAGATAATTCTCAAGGAAATTGAAGAAGCAGGCGAGCGTAAGATCTACTTCCTGGATCTGCATACAACCTCCTCCGTGAGCCAGCCTTTCATCAGCATTGATAGTCTCCCGATCAACCGGAAAATGGCCAATCTCTTTCCGGTATACACCATTCTGAATAAACCGGGTGTACTTACCGGAACGCTTACCCACCATATAAATGAAATGGGTTATCCGGCAATATGCTACGAGGCCGGGCAACATGATGCGCTTTCATCCATCGAAAACCAGGAAGCAATAATATGGCTCGCCCTTAGTGCTGCCGGCCTGATGCGTGATGATGACATTCCGAGGTACCAATTATTTTATGAAGAGCTCTCCAAATCCACGACCGAAGGCAGGAAAAATTTCCGGATGGCCTTTCGATATTCTATTCATATTGATGAACAATTTAAAATGGAACCCGGCTATGTGAATTTCGAAAAAATAAAGGCAGGACAAATATTGGCTCGAAATCAAAAAGGTGCAATTAAAGCAGAAATTGATGGCCGCCTTTTCATGCCGCTCTACCAGCCACAGGGAAATGACGGCTTCTTCATAATAGAAGAAGTGATATAG
- a CDS encoding TlpA disulfide reductase family protein: MNFSNLIFLLLFGFTPFIASATIVKGTSPYKANVKLYFALPESGYEQEVLKSAVDMDGSFYFEFNHSSAVRAFIIIGPEKSASLFLVPGDTLSVEFDIIDSDSLIVHFKGGEALGCQLLKEEEQERSAFLLKNYCSPRELPNLHSECWGRYDQFRLDRYHKIWLPSNVHPSFKNYIYQEILYSIATKRILYPMFHAYNLGMKTDSGIVDSDYYSFLDTILIENPEDLDIPEYRSFTGYYVWNYILSEQKRKGFEYNQDSLYPILFDITDSVFTGEIACYQKTRLVELALQKTPHESIQLRYQKLLKDCAGTPYAERARKNYRKVVMLKPGNVPPAIVASTINNDTFDLSAYAGKTVVLDFWASWCAPCIMDMSNFRMHKEELLKEDVVFVYVSIDENEAQWRNSVEMLEIEGIHLRVSGIKSPIAEAYNISGIPKTFLINKHGKIADPNPPHDPDELKEAIRALNAE, encoded by the coding sequence ATGAATTTCTCCAATTTAATTTTCCTGCTTCTCTTTGGCTTTACACCGTTTATTGCATCTGCCACGATTGTGAAAGGCACCAGCCCCTATAAGGCAAATGTGAAGCTATATTTTGCCTTACCGGAATCCGGTTATGAACAAGAGGTATTGAAATCAGCCGTTGATATGGATGGCTCCTTCTACTTTGAGTTCAATCATTCCAGCGCGGTTAGGGCATTCATTATTATAGGCCCTGAAAAATCCGCATCCCTATTTTTAGTTCCAGGGGATACTTTATCTGTTGAATTCGACATCATAGACTCTGACAGTCTTATAGTACATTTTAAAGGAGGCGAAGCTTTGGGATGTCAGTTGCTGAAGGAGGAAGAACAGGAAAGATCAGCATTTTTATTAAAAAATTATTGTTCTCCAAGAGAGCTTCCTAATCTTCATTCGGAATGTTGGGGTAGATACGACCAGTTTCGGTTGGACCGGTATCATAAAATTTGGTTGCCTTCGAATGTCCATCCTTCCTTCAAAAATTATATATATCAGGAAATATTATATTCAATTGCCACGAAAAGGATTCTTTATCCGATGTTTCATGCCTACAATTTAGGAATGAAGACAGACTCTGGCATTGTGGATTCGGATTATTATTCGTTCCTCGATACCATCCTCATTGAAAATCCTGAAGACTTGGATATTCCGGAATATCGCTCCTTTACTGGCTATTACGTATGGAATTATATACTGTCAGAGCAGAAGAGAAAAGGTTTTGAATATAATCAGGATTCCCTATATCCCATACTTTTCGATATTACTGATTCCGTTTTTACGGGAGAAATTGCCTGCTATCAAAAGACCAGGCTTGTAGAACTGGCGTTACAAAAAACACCTCACGAATCCATTCAATTGCGCTACCAAAAATTGCTGAAGGATTGTGCAGGAACGCCTTATGCTGAAAGGGCACGAAAGAATTACCGTAAGGTGGTGATGTTGAAGCCGGGCAATGTTCCACCAGCCATTGTAGCATCGACAATAAATAACGACACTTTCGATTTATCTGCTTATGCCGGCAAAACTGTAGTGCTGGATTTTTGGGCTTCCTGGTGCGCACCCTGTATTATGGATATGAGCAACTTCAGAATGCACAAGGAAGAATTGCTGAAGGAGGATGTTGTTTTCGTATATGTATCAATAGATGAAAATGAGGCGCAATGGCGAAATTCAGTGGAGATGTTGGAAATTGAAGGAATACACCTGAGGGTGTCAGGGATTAAATCGCCAATTGCAGAAGCATATAATATCTCAGGAATTCCCAAAACCTTCCTCATCAACAAACACGGCAAAATTGCCGACCCCAATCCACCACATGATCCAGATGAACTTAAGGAAGCAATCCGGGCACTGAATGCGGAGTAA
- a CDS encoding porin family protein gives MKIRNIVFTTLFALAFFSVTASAQSHKWQIGVEGGPGISSMRGDTFWDPYNPALAYYCGVAVQYNVSRHFSLKTGLALERKGTYAEFSMTDQFGRPAGKSKIHNNFYYSSIPLLGHLSFGNKFKFFINAGPYVAFLLNQVMVLKPWRHQPEMRVDRTENYKRLDLGIAGGIGVGTQLGELFFLSLEVRDNLGLYQIYGSEHFPKRTNAAYAIVGLAYQF, from the coding sequence ATGAAAATAAGAAACATAGTATTCACTACCCTTTTTGCTCTCGCCTTTTTCTCTGTCACCGCTTCTGCGCAGTCACACAAATGGCAAATTGGCGTGGAAGGCGGGCCTGGCATTTCTTCAATGAGAGGAGACACATTCTGGGATCCCTATAATCCAGCGCTGGCCTACTACTGCGGAGTTGCAGTTCAGTATAACGTTTCCAGGCATTTTTCGCTCAAGACAGGATTGGCTTTAGAGAGGAAGGGGACATACGCTGAGTTCTCTATGACAGACCAATTTGGAAGGCCGGCAGGCAAGTCAAAGATTCATAATAATTTTTATTATAGCAGTATACCCCTATTGGGCCACCTTTCTTTTGGAAATAAATTCAAGTTTTTCATAAACGCTGGCCCTTATGTAGCATTTCTGTTAAATCAGGTTATGGTTCTGAAACCGTGGCGACATCAACCTGAAATGCGGGTTGATAGGACGGAGAATTACAAAAGGCTGGATCTCGGTATTGCGGGAGGGATAGGTGTCGGAACACAACTTGGCGAGCTATTCTTTCTAAGTTTGGAAGTAAGGGACAATCTTGGTCTTTATCAAATATATGGATCTGAGCATTTTCCCAAACGTACCAATGCAGCTTATGCAATTGTAGGATTGGCATATCAATTTTAA
- a CDS encoding acyl-CoA carboxylase subunit beta gives MNLEYNTNEDQNKLLLSKTEQLLRKIHEGGGEKRQQKQKAQGKMLARERVEYLLDKGTERIEIGAFAGHEMYREYGGCPAGGVVVMIGYVSGRQCIVVANDATVKAGAWFPITAKKNLRAQEIAIENRLPIIYLVDSAGVFLPMQDEIFPDKEHFGRMFRNNAVMSSMGIIQISAVMGSCVAGGAYLPIMSDEAMIVDGTGSIFLAGPYLVKAAIGEDVDSETLGGATTHSEISGVTDYKFDDDPSCLDAIRKLMDKLGNYDKAGFNREAPKAPKKDVKEIFGHFSSSKPYNVMEIIDRLVDDSEFQQYKEGYGKSIVCGYGRIDGWSVGIVANQRKVVKTKKGEMQFGGVIYSDSADKAARFIMICNQKKIPLVFLQDVTGFMVGSRSEQGGIIKDGAKLVNAVANSVVPKFTIITGNSYGAGNYAMCGKAYDPRLIVAWPTAKIAVMGGEQAAKVLLQIEVASLKSRGEVITPEKEKELLDEMKNRYERQTTPYYAAARLWVDAIINPVETRKVISMGIEAANHSPIEKKFNLGVLQT, from the coding sequence ATGAACCTGGAGTATAATACGAACGAAGACCAGAATAAGCTGCTGTTGAGCAAAACTGAGCAATTGCTGCGAAAAATCCATGAAGGTGGCGGGGAAAAGAGGCAACAGAAGCAAAAGGCACAGGGCAAAATGCTGGCCCGCGAGCGCGTGGAATACCTCCTTGATAAGGGCACCGAGCGGATCGAGATTGGGGCATTTGCCGGCCATGAGATGTACAGGGAATATGGCGGCTGCCCGGCAGGTGGCGTTGTGGTGATGATCGGTTATGTATCGGGGCGGCAGTGCATCGTGGTAGCCAATGATGCCACAGTGAAGGCTGGGGCATGGTTTCCCATTACGGCCAAGAAAAACCTGCGGGCACAGGAAATTGCCATCGAGAACCGGCTGCCCATCATTTACCTGGTGGACAGCGCAGGCGTTTTCCTTCCGATGCAGGATGAGATTTTCCCGGACAAGGAACACTTTGGACGCATGTTCCGCAACAACGCGGTGATGAGCAGCATGGGCATTATTCAGATCTCTGCGGTAATGGGCAGTTGCGTAGCCGGTGGCGCCTACCTCCCGATCATGTCAGACGAGGCGATGATCGTGGATGGCACAGGCTCTATTTTCCTGGCCGGGCCTTACCTGGTAAAGGCTGCCATTGGTGAGGACGTAGACAGCGAGACCCTGGGCGGGGCCACAACCCACAGCGAAATTTCGGGCGTTACAGACTATAAATTTGATGACGACCCAAGCTGCCTGGATGCAATCCGCAAGCTCATGGACAAGCTGGGAAATTATGACAAGGCAGGTTTCAACCGGGAAGCACCGAAGGCACCTAAAAAAGATGTAAAGGAGATTTTCGGTCATTTCTCTTCCAGCAAACCTTATAACGTAATGGAGATCATTGACCGCCTGGTAGATGATTCTGAGTTTCAGCAATACAAGGAAGGATACGGCAAATCCATCGTGTGTGGCTACGGGCGCATTGACGGCTGGAGCGTGGGCATCGTAGCCAACCAGCGCAAAGTGGTGAAGACCAAAAAGGGCGAAATGCAGTTCGGTGGCGTCATTTATTCTGATTCGGCTGACAAGGCCGCGCGATTTATCATGATCTGCAACCAAAAGAAAATCCCTCTGGTCTTTTTGCAGGATGTCACCGGCTTTATGGTCGGCTCGCGCTCTGAGCAGGGCGGCATAATAAAAGACGGGGCGAAGCTGGTGAATGCCGTTGCGAATTCCGTGGTGCCAAAGTTCACCATCATTACCGGCAATTCCTACGGGGCCGGAAACTACGCCATGTGCGGCAAAGCCTACGACCCGCGCCTTATCGTGGCCTGGCCCACCGCCAAAATCGCAGTAATGGGAGGCGAACAGGCCGCCAAGGTATTGCTGCAAATAGAGGTAGCCTCCCTAAAGTCCAGGGGAGAAGTCATCACCCCTGAAAAAGAGAAAGAGCTATTGGACGAAATGAAGAACCGCTACGAAAGACAAACCACCCCCTATTACGCAGCCGCCCGCCTTTGGGTAGATGCCATCATCAACCCGGTGGAAACACGCAAGGTGATTTCGATGGGCATAGAAGCCGCCAACCATTCTCCGATTGAGAAGAAGTTTAATTTGGGGGTGCTTCAGACATAA